Genomic segment of Neoarius graeffei isolate fNeoGra1 chromosome 7, fNeoGra1.pri, whole genome shotgun sequence:
agataaacgggcagaggatggaggtaggcctagtgggggagagcccgctgttggagatagaggaggagatggaggaagacgagcagaggctggaaattcacaggtgagaatgaggttaatgatatgattttagtcatgggatccaaagatgtaacaattttccatcaaggatatacaacataaaaaatgcaatttatcccctccaggaacgtcaaatatggccaattttgggcatgatttttcaaaatctccgcaccatccccccgctcggtcgctacgctccctcgccataacccattacgctaaaaaaaaatcctggtgagaaCCCTGCAGTGGATGACAATCATAGATGATATATTGGGGATGGAGCGTCTCACATATAAGTTGAAAATGAAAGATGTTTATATAAAAAGATGTGGGAAATGGTTGACATATAAAGGAAGACATGATTAATCAGATGTCAGTAACATTTACTAATACAATCTCAcacagggggcggcacagtggtgtagtggttagcactgtcgcctcacagcaagaaggtccaggttcgagccccgtggccggcgagggcctttctgtgtggagtttgcatgttctccccgtgtccgcgtgggtttcctctgggtgctccggtttcccccacagtccaaagacatgcaggttaggttaactggtgactctaaattgaccgtaggtgcgaatgtgagtgtgaatggttgtctgtgtctatgtgtcagccctgtgatgacctggcgacttgtccagggtgtaccccgcctttcgcccgtagtcagctgggataggctccagcttgcctgcgaccctgtagaagaataaagcggctagagataatgagatgagatctcacacaggctctatttttgtttgtttatatctttTGTTATTgtcttttgggttgtttttttccaataCTATTGAAGAGATTGTCTTGTATTGATAACTATGAAAACTAAAtagattgttaaaaaaaaatccaaatggcGAGTTgttgggaggttttttttttggctaggCAGTGTACTTCAGTTGGAGTCTTGGTTCTGAGTAATGTCCTGACTTGTTAACTGGTTTCAATGCAGTGAAATAGACCAACTAGAGCTTtgacatatctgtgacgaatctcagtcatccaggtacatagtaatctgtggttggttgaagagagcaactggatttgcttgaagattcttgaaaacgtttcgcctctcatcctaaaggcatgacAGTTTTTGATACTTTGTATGATGTCGTGGGACTACCACTTCAGTGCTTTAGGATCATTTCTATACTGGAACACTCATGAAATGGCTGAGCAACCAGAATCCTTAAGAAACAGTAAACCCAGCTTGAGttaccacaaaacacatgtatatTAGTTTTCTAAACCTAAACATTATTTGGATCAGGAGGAAGCAGCATTATTTCCAAATGTACCTTTTGCAGAATTGGTGAGACAGTTGAAATTGGAGTTACATCAGTCGAAAACCTAGTTAAATGCGGTTTAGCTGCAGTTGAGAGCGCAGACGTGAGAAGACAtgtgagtcattctataattaggggtacatctcaagtccatgtgctgtatttgtcaatttcactaactattaacttcagccaatgatcttttgtacattagcacacatttctcttttatataatacaaaaagtcaacaaattacatcattttactctgcaaaaatgcatatataatactggaatttggtgtttttatgctgtccgattttccaaatgtcaggtttgatcttcatatttacatttaaaaaaaaggtttttgtttaaaatttttacaaatatttattcatggtaattattataatatgacaaaagtgtttaaaagcctaaaatgctttatattataaattaaatgaaaaatgttgtgtgcgtccgagaaacttatgtcaactgtgttacccactgaaccccccccataaatcggcaaatggtttggtcctaagtcatgtgaccaacatcatgtgatgtcatatcctctttggtggtaagttttgagttcacctcttcaatattttcatcaatactgttgtatagtcctagagagggttaattgtctgtcaactgtgttgtcaacatattcatataaacctgatttagaaattgtatttacaaagtatacagctaaagataataaaaatatgaattgattaaggtcttgtagtgaaagctctgaggtctgcagttagcacaacactctaaaaatagccgaaatgtcaactgtgttacccatcagctatgacacagttgaggaggagtatgtttttgtcacttaatcttcatattgacagacaaacaatgatttaatatgttcaatttgttaaataagctacgtttctctgaaattgtgtctaaatgttgttttaacagttcacctgaattcatcagcttatttgtagttaaatttaaaacaataaaaagctctttttatcctaaaaagtgtcctcttgttcttctgccctgtcaactgtgttactcccgtcagttgtgttacattgcctgtcaactgtgttgcaagtggtttttgtgctataaatctcttgtgtgtttgatgaactgtaaaataaaagattggGGATTATCTCTGGATAGGAAAGTCTTGTACAAGGAGGGAGAACAACTCTAAATTCGACATaaggatttatgttgaaaaaaagtgtcattctgcatcacagtgaaccataaaatcctatttatgaagctcaaaattcatattttccataacagttgtacagattaattaaaaacatcttgttaatggacttaagcactttcaaacaaatgtgtagtatttatatatgtttaagatgacataacatttgtaacacggttgacaaaataaacaaacaatcaaatgctcattttcattaaaatattttaaaagtaatttaagattaagcttggcaattaatttgtttaggaacttgagggtatataccatggaaacataggttatttattgaaaaagaatactgatattttgagattttgctttacatgaaatgtacccctaattatagaatgactcatgTCTGAAGACATGAGTGCGcgcaatgaagcgagtcctcaggACTGAACACCCCTGAGAAACAGGACCCCATGCTGCAGCAGTGCCTTCAACCTCATTAGAGACATTTCAAAAACTAAGCTCTTAACCACAATCATTTCCAAACAAGACACAGCATGCACGTTTATAACTgaaacacaagttaactttacttAAGAAAAGAAACAAACATTCTGAGAGTAGACACTTGCAGTCACATCAGTTTGGAAATAGACATGCACAATTTCAGTCTCTTTAATCGTGATGTTttgttcaacttttttttttattgcagcacAGTTCGTTTGACCACTTGTCCCTCCTTATTTATAGCAAAGTTGTAGTTTTTGGGGTTGTCCAATGCCTCTTCAATCCGCTGATCCAAATTTTCCAGGGTAATAAAGTTCTTTGCCTCTTCCTGAAAGCGAGATAATGTAAAGGTTAAGTGTGTGCATTCACATTTTCATATCTGTGCATCTTACCTGTGTATTGTTCCTACCTGTAGCTGCAggatttctctctctttttctttgatGTAATTCTCAAGCTCTTGTTGCCGCAAAATCGCTGCCTCTTTCCTCCTCTGTTCAGCAGCTTCAGTCTCTTTCTGCACACGCAGCTCACTGGCAGACACAAGAACATACACATTCGTTTGGTGCTGAAAGAAAGCCAGTGTGAAAgggattttaattgcatttttctGTCTCACCGGATTTTTCGCAATCTGAGGTTTTCCGCATCATTCCAGGCCATTAATGATTGGTGTTCCTCAGCCTCCTGCTTGGCTCGCTCTTCTGCTAAGGAGCCGGTCTCTTCCTCATAGCGCTTCCTCAGCATCTCCTCTTtaaactgtaacctacacacacCAGAAAGAACTGGAAAATAACACCAATCTTGTTTTTGCTTGTACTCTACATCACAGAGTCTGAAGTCAATTAATATATAGTGGAGAATTTCATCTTTAACTTCAAATTATCTACATTTAAATGAAGTAAACCATATTCATGATTTGCAGTTTTTTCAATCACCATAAATAATTGGACACATTAACAAGCTTGACTTCAGCATTTATTAAAATTGAGCTAAGCAGATAGATTAAGTAAATGAATGGTTGTTAAAGCACAGTGGTTACAATTAAAATGTAGTTCATTAGCAGTTTTGTATCAGTAATGTAACTAGCAAACAAttacaaacccgattccaaaaaagttgggacaaagtacaaattgtaaataaaaacggaatgcaataatttacaaatctcaagaactgatattgtattcacaatagaacatagacaacatatcaaatgtcgaaagtgagacattttgaaatttcatgccaaatattggctcatttgaaatttcatgacagcaacacatctcaaaaaagttgggacaggggcaataagaggctggaaaagttaaaggtacaaaaaaggaacagctggaggaccaaattgcaactcattaggtcaattggcaataggtcattaacatgactgggtataaaaagagcatcttggagtggcagcggctctcagaagtaaagatgggaagaggatcaccaatccccctaattctgcgccgacaaatagtggagcaatatcagaaaggagttcgacagtgtaaaattgcaaagagtttgaacatatcatcatctacagtgcataatatcatcaaaagattcagagaatctggaagaatctctgtgcgtaagggtcaaggctggaaaaccatactgggtgcccgtgatcttcgggcccttagatggcactgcatcacatacaggcatgcttctgtattggaaatcacaaaatgggctcaggaatatttccagagaacatcatctctgaacacaattcaccgtgccatccgccgttgccagctaaaactctatagttcaaagaagaagccgtatctaaacatgatccagaagcgcagacgtcttctctgggccaaggctcatttaaaatggactgtggcaaagtggaaaactgttctgtggtcagacgaatcaaaatttgaagttctttatggaaatcagggacgccgtgtcattcggactaaagagaaggacgacccaagttgtcatcagcgctcagttcagaagcctgcatctctgatggtatggggttgcattagtgcgtgtggcatgagcagcttacacatctggaaagacaccgtcaatgctgaaaggtatatccaggttctagagcaacatatgctcccatccagacgacgtctctttcagggaagaccttgcattttccaacatgacaatgccaaaccacatactgcatcaattacagcatcatggctgcgtagaagaagggtccgggtactgaactggccaggctgcagtccagatctttcacccatacaaaacatttggtgcatcataaaacggaagatacgacaaaaaagacctaagacagttgagcaactagaatcctacattagacaagaatgggttaacattcctatccctaaacttgagcaacttgtctcctcagtccccagacgtttacagactgttgtaaagagaaaaggggatgtctcacagtggtaaacatggccttgtcccaacttttttgagatgtgttgttgtcatgaaatttaaaatcacctaatttttctctttaaatgatacattttctcagtttaaacatttgatatgtcatctatgttctattctgaataaaatatggaattttgaaacttccacatcattgcattccattttaatttacaatttgtagcttgtcccaacttttttggaatcggggttgtattgtaAAAGTCTTTCTCTGTATGAATACTGTCTTTGTTAGTGACCATCTATTCATTCAGATTGTTGCACTATTTTTATGACAAAGGATGCAATAATGCACTATTGTAGGAACTACAACTATTAAAAGAATTGTTGAGGGATGCCATTTTAAAACTGCTTCAGTGAAGAAATTAATGTTATCAGGTTACATTATAAATATTACAATatatttgagggcggcacggtggtgtagtggttagcgctgtcgcctcacagcaagaaggttccgggttcgagccccgtggccggcgagggcctttctgtgtggagtttgcatgttctccccgtgtccgcgtgggtttcctccgggtgctccggtttcccccacagtccaaagacatgcaggttaggttaactggtgactctaaattgaccgtaggtgtgaatgtgagtgtgaatggttgtctgtgtctatgtgtcagccctgtgatgacctggcgacttgtccagggtgtaccccgcctttcgcccgtagtcagctgggataggctccagcttgcctgcgaccctgtagcacaggataaagcggctagagataatgagatgagatgagataacatatTTGGCAATTCTGTCCCTTTAAACACAGTGCACTAGGTTtgggagaagcagttttgggtttttttctgatGCTTTTTTCCCCCTGAATAGAATCATAAGTATTGACAAATGAAATCAGAGATCCAAAGAGATCACGGAGTACTTTCTCTGCTGATGCCCTGCCATTTGAAATGTTTCTTTTTAAATTCAAACATTCTATAGTACAGAGCTAAAATGAAAATGCATCAcagtccacctttttttttttttttaaacagagtgAGGATTAGCAACACAAGGAGTATGAACACGCAGAAGAGGGTGACATGGACAACTTGAAGGATTATTGGCAAACAACGTTCCACAAAGAAGGACGTTTACCACACACTGCCTCAGTCATCCACTGTTGTCCATTCTCCAATCAGGAAAAAGGTACAGAATTATCAGCATTCAGACCACAAGATTCACTTAttagtagggctgtgcgatatattgaatatacttgatatatcgccgaaaattctgtgtgcgatacataaagttattatatcgtaactaccgagtattttatggtcatcttccgacttgcgtttgtttcgtgtttgtttaaaaccttttccagtggttttctccctgtccctcaggcagtaatgtgagaggctgcctaagggtaaagaaaacaataacgtcacgcactcgccaaccaatcccgggtgacatctcggtgctgaaaggaacttccgggaagattttctagtttcggttgtgttgccagattgggcggttttaagtgcgttttggcgggttttgaacatattttgggctggaaaacgtcagcagtatctggcaacactgccggcgggaagattttctagtttcggtttacagcgctgactcagttcatgcaatCGCTGGTGGTGCATAggttaccgtgtaagctctggcaatttcagcgacaaattaaaaatggaagcggacgaattggttcctaa
This window contains:
- the mrps26 gene encoding 28S ribosomal protein S26, mitochondrial, whose protein sequence is MLWAVVRSRTPGSLVLAPRLGVVLESVRGRKSRTDPKAKSKAGRMKSPPPVDPVEMVVLKERFTDYNLIMRALRLQFKEEMLRKRYEEETGSLAEERAKQEAEEHQSLMAWNDAENLRLRKIRELRVQKETEAAEQRRKEAAILRQQELENYIKEKEREILQLQEEAKNFITLENLDQRIEEALDNPKNYNFAINKEGQVVKRTVLQ